A genomic stretch from Trichocoleus sp. includes:
- a CDS encoding transposase has protein sequence MIIIDSQAVKNTCNASAESNGFCFYKATNGIKRHLAVDSLGFPFFTHCTRANVTDDQGLIEMLSQNINYFRQKPMELAKTTILLDHGYHPDTIQQALEQIYPEIMTKIQFEVAAELSKTEKAVQGKSGFVPIAVRWVIERSNSWVERCKNLVKNFEWTLEHARTKLNLCFIRLMLKRLAA, from the coding sequence TTGATCATCATCGACTCGCAAGCTGTGAAGAATACGTGTAATGCGAGTGCTGAGTCCAACGGATTTTGTTTCTACAAAGCGACCAACGGAATTAAACGACACTTGGCAGTTGATAGCTTGGGGTTTCCGTTCTTTACCCACTGTACACGGGCGAATGTCACCGATGACCAGGGCTTGATTGAGATGTTGAGTCAAAATATTAACTACTTTCGACAAAAGCCTATGGAGTTGGCAAAGACGACGATTCTGCTCGACCACGGTTATCATCCAGACACGATTCAACAAGCATTAGAACAAATCTATCCAGAGATTATGACGAAAATTCAGTTTGAGGTGGCAGCAGAGCTGTCAAAAACTGAAAAGGCTGTGCAAGGAAAATCAGGATTTGTGCCGATTGCAGTGCGATGGGTGATTGAACGATCTAATAGCTGGGTCGAACGATGCAAGAATCTCGTCAAAAACTTTGAGTGGACGCTGGAGCATGCGAGAACAAAGCTCAACCTTTGCTTCATTCGCCTGATGCTCAAGCGTTTGGCAG